Proteins encoded by one window of Streptomyces clavuligerus:
- a CDS encoding FAD-dependent monooxygenase, which produces MTDASATTEAADTPHHTADTTDVLVVGAGPTGLMLAGDLAQAGVRTTLIERRPPGISNLTRAFAVHARSLELLADRGLAEELIATGSPVSSLRFFELLTLDLSRLADRTRFPFVLITPQYEVERLLAARARAAGVAFRHSTRLTGLTQSADRVTATTEDADGTEGTLHARYAVGADGVRSTVREALGMPFPGSALVLSMALADVRLAGGTERTIAANAAADAVALVVPFGDGWHRVICSDARRQTPVDEPLDLDEVRETTRRALGTDLGMHDPRWMSRLQSEERQVPAYRSGRVFLAGDAAHVHSPAGGQGMNTGLQDAANLSWKLAAVVQGRTPEPEELLDSYHAERHPVGRMVIRSSGTLIRMVVAHNRAERALRLLAAKAVGSLPPLLDTVLGQISGVGIAYPRPRGSHPLTGRRAPDLRLAEGRLHELLGRGRFVLVAPEGEPPRTTPAPADAVRAHWLSARRDALLIRPDGYIAWAAQTGR; this is translated from the coding sequence ATGACCGACGCGTCCGCGACCACCGAAGCAGCCGACACCCCTCACCACACCGCCGACACCACCGACGTCCTCGTCGTGGGCGCGGGCCCCACCGGCCTGATGCTCGCCGGGGACCTCGCCCAGGCGGGCGTACGGACCACGCTGATCGAGCGCCGCCCGCCCGGGATCAGCAATCTGACCCGCGCCTTCGCCGTCCACGCCCGCAGTCTGGAACTGCTGGCGGACCGGGGCCTCGCCGAGGAGCTGATCGCCACCGGCTCCCCCGTCTCTTCCCTGCGCTTCTTCGAACTGCTCACCCTGGATCTGTCCCGGCTGGCGGACCGGACCCGGTTCCCCTTTGTCCTGATCACCCCGCAGTACGAGGTGGAACGGCTGCTGGCGGCCCGGGCCCGGGCCGCCGGGGTCGCCTTCCGGCACAGCACCCGGCTCACCGGGCTCACCCAGTCCGCGGACCGGGTCACCGCCACCACCGAGGACGCCGACGGAACGGAGGGGACCCTGCACGCCCGCTACGCCGTCGGCGCGGACGGGGTGCGCAGCACCGTCCGCGAGGCGCTGGGGATGCCCTTCCCCGGGAGCGCCCTGGTCCTCTCCATGGCCCTCGCCGATGTCCGGCTCGCCGGGGGGACCGAGCGGACGATCGCCGCCAACGCGGCAGCGGACGCGGTGGCGCTGGTCGTCCCCTTCGGTGACGGCTGGCACCGTGTCATCTGCTCGGACGCCCGCCGTCAGACACCCGTCGACGAGCCGCTCGACCTGGACGAGGTGCGGGAGACGACCCGGCGGGCGCTGGGCACGGACCTCGGGATGCACGACCCCCGCTGGATGTCCCGGCTCCAGAGCGAGGAGCGGCAGGTTCCCGCGTACCGCAGCGGACGGGTCTTCCTCGCGGGGGACGCCGCCCATGTGCACTCGCCCGCGGGCGGCCAGGGGATGAACACGGGGCTCCAGGACGCGGCCAATCTCTCCTGGAAGCTGGCCGCGGTGGTCCAGGGCCGGACGCCCGAGCCGGAGGAACTGCTCGACAGCTACCACGCGGAGCGCCACCCCGTGGGCCGGATGGTGATCCGCTCCAGCGGGACCCTCATCCGGATGGTCGTGGCCCACAACCGGGCCGAGCGGGCGCTGCGGCTGCTGGCTGCCAAGGCGGTGGGCTCCCTGCCCCCGCTCCTCGACACGGTGCTCGGCCAGATCTCCGGGGTGGGGATCGCCTATCCGCGCCCCCGGGGCTCCCATCCGCTCACCGGCCGCCGCGCGCCCGATCTGCGGCTCGCCGAGGGGCGGCTGCACGAGCTGCTGGGACGCGGCAGGTTCGTCCTGGTGGCACCGGAGGGCGAGCCGCCCCGGACGACCCCGGCCCCGGCGGACGCGGTGCGGGCCCACTGGCTCTCCGCCCGCCGGGACGCCCTGCTGATCCGCCCGGACGGCTATATCGCCTGGGCGGCGCAGACCGGGCGCTGA
- a CDS encoding YnfA family protein, with translation MLVLRSAALFLVAALFEIGGAWLVWQGVREHRGWIWIGAGVIALGAYGFVATLQPDAEFGRVLAAYGGVFVAGSLVWGMVADGYRPDRWDVAGALVCLLGMALIMYAPRGR, from the coding sequence ATGCTCGTCCTCCGCTCCGCCGCCCTCTTCCTCGTCGCCGCCCTGTTCGAGATCGGGGGTGCCTGGCTGGTCTGGCAGGGCGTCAGGGAGCACCGGGGCTGGATCTGGATCGGCGCCGGGGTCATCGCGCTCGGCGCCTACGGCTTCGTGGCCACCCTCCAGCCGGACGCCGAGTTCGGCCGGGTGCTGGCCGCGTACGGCGGCGTCTTCGTGGCGGGCTCGCTCGTCTGGGGAATGGTCGCGGACGGCTACCGCCCGGACCGCTGGGACGTGGCGGGCGCGCTGGTCTGTCTGCTGGGCATGGCGCTGATCATGTACGCGCCCCGGGGGCGCTGA
- a CDS encoding SDR family NAD(P)-dependent oxidoreductase, translating to MTAATPVAVVTGASGGIGAATARGLAAAGYEVVLTARREERLRELAGELTAAGHRARVHVLDVTDRAAVDALAASLDRCDVLVANAGGALGADPVATGDPAEWRRMYEVNVIGTLHTTQALLPALTASGDGTVVVISSTAGHATYEGGAGYVAAKHGAHVLAETLRLEIVGTPVRVIEIAPGMVRTEGFATTRFRGDTEKAAKVYAGVAEPLTAEDVADAVTWAVTRPSHVNVDLLVVRPRAQASNTKVHRES from the coding sequence ATGACCGCCGCCACCCCCGTCGCCGTCGTCACCGGAGCCAGCGGCGGTATCGGCGCCGCCACCGCGCGCGGGCTCGCCGCCGCCGGGTACGAGGTGGTCCTCACCGCCCGCCGCGAGGAGCGGCTGCGGGAACTCGCCGGGGAGCTGACGGCCGCGGGCCACCGGGCCAGGGTCCACGTCCTCGATGTGACGGACCGGGCGGCCGTCGACGCCCTCGCCGCCTCGCTCGACCGCTGCGACGTCCTCGTCGCCAACGCCGGGGGCGCGCTCGGCGCCGACCCGGTCGCGACCGGCGACCCCGCCGAGTGGCGGCGGATGTATGAGGTGAACGTCATCGGCACCCTGCACACCACCCAGGCCCTGCTGCCCGCGCTCACCGCGAGCGGCGACGGCACCGTCGTGGTGATCAGTTCCACGGCGGGGCACGCCACCTATGAGGGCGGGGCGGGCTATGTCGCCGCCAAGCACGGCGCGCACGTCCTCGCCGAGACCCTGCGGCTGGAGATCGTCGGCACCCCCGTCCGGGTGATCGAGATCGCGCCGGGGATGGTGCGGACCGAGGGGTTCGCGACCACCCGTTTCCGGGGCGACACCGAGAAGGCGGCGAAGGTCTACGCGGGGGTGGCCGAGCCGCTGACCGCCGAGGACGTCGCGGACGCGGTCACCTGGGCGGTCACCCGTCCCTCCCATGTCAACGTGGATCTGCTGGTCGTCCGGCCGCGTGCCCAGGCGTCCAACACCAAGGTGCACCGGGAGTCGTGA
- a CDS encoding MFS transporter yields MANSAAAAPGGTTEYKKHPGARILHGPHRTIGGVEAWIVWGLCTIFVVWLFSIQTGYAVVSPEIQRTASLTVAQIGLAGSIYTWAFALCQFFSGALLDRFGSRPLLTIAVAFVTAGAFLYAQTSSMGTLIAAQIVLAVGSSFGFVGAGYIGGQWFPAARYGLMFGMVQCLASLGSAFGQPAISWQLTLVSWQQLLNGFGAAGVVLIVLFALLVRNPSPGPEQLARATAAGPRPALVPSILRDLGACFRNRNVVLSALLAGVSFGSMLAMGVLWGPRVMEARGAESSLAAVLTAMSWLGLAIGAPLFNLVSDHWNNRRLPAVTGVLLQAVAVSLLIYLPTETNSVSVVTMFCVGLFAGAHMLGFTVAGESVPGALVGSSAAIVNGVCFIVGGLLQAIPGKILPAVPDLADFGHALLMMPILLVLGAAAGFFIKETGTARQDI; encoded by the coding sequence ATGGCGAACAGCGCGGCCGCCGCCCCCGGCGGCACCACGGAGTACAAGAAGCACCCCGGGGCCCGGATCCTGCACGGACCGCACCGGACCATCGGCGGTGTCGAGGCGTGGATCGTCTGGGGCCTGTGCACGATCTTCGTGGTCTGGCTCTTCTCCATCCAGACCGGGTACGCGGTCGTCTCCCCGGAGATCCAGCGGACGGCCTCCCTCACCGTGGCTCAGATCGGCCTCGCCGGGTCGATCTACACCTGGGCGTTCGCGCTCTGCCAGTTCTTCTCCGGCGCCCTGCTCGACCGCTTCGGCTCCCGGCCGCTGCTGACGATCGCGGTCGCCTTCGTCACCGCCGGAGCCTTTCTGTACGCGCAGACCAGCAGCATGGGCACGCTGATCGCGGCGCAGATCGTGCTCGCGGTCGGCTCCTCGTTCGGCTTCGTCGGCGCGGGCTACATCGGCGGCCAGTGGTTCCCCGCGGCCCGCTACGGGCTGATGTTCGGCATGGTGCAGTGCCTCGCCTCGCTCGGCTCGGCCTTCGGGCAGCCCGCGATCTCCTGGCAGCTCACCCTGGTGAGCTGGCAGCAGCTCCTCAACGGCTTCGGCGCGGCGGGCGTCGTCCTGATCGTGCTCTTCGCCCTGCTGGTACGGAACCCCTCCCCGGGCCCCGAACAGCTCGCGCGGGCGACTGCCGCCGGGCCGCGGCCCGCGCTGGTACCGAGCATCCTGCGGGACCTCGGCGCCTGCTTCCGCAACCGCAATGTGGTGCTCTCCGCCCTGCTCGCCGGGGTCTCCTTCGGCTCGATGCTGGCCATGGGCGTGCTGTGGGGGCCCCGGGTGATGGAGGCGCGCGGCGCCGAGTCCTCGCTGGCCGCCGTGTTGACCGCGATGTCCTGGCTCGGCCTCGCCATCGGCGCGCCGCTGTTCAACCTGGTCTCCGACCACTGGAACAACCGCCGTCTCCCGGCCGTGACGGGGGTGCTGCTCCAGGCGGTGGCGGTGAGCCTGCTGATCTATCTGCCGACCGAGACGAACAGTGTCTCCGTGGTGACGATGTTCTGCGTCGGCCTCTTCGCGGGCGCCCATATGCTCGGGTTCACCGTCGCCGGGGAGTCCGTGCCCGGTGCCCTGGTCGGCAGCTCCGCCGCGATCGTCAACGGGGTCTGCTTCATCGTCGGCGGACTCCTTCAGGCCATCCCCGGCAAGATCCTGCCCGCCGTCCCCGATCTGGCCGACTTCGGCCACGCCCTGCTGATGATGCCGATCCTGCTGGTGTTGGGGGCGGCGGCCGGATTCTTCATCAAGGAGACCGGCACCGCCCGCCAGGACATCTGA
- the guaD gene encoding guanine deaminase has translation MSSSAAVTAVRGPLVWFRDDPFLHDRDESFVHIEDGLLICADGRITAAGPYSALRERLPAGTVPVHYPDQVIVPGFVDTHVHYVQTGIIAAFGSQLIDWLNHYTFVEEQRFSDAGYARRIASGFCDELLRNGTTTALTFCAVYPQSVDALFEEASRRNMRIAAGKVLMDRNAPDALLDTAETGYADSKALIARWHGTGRNLYAITPRFAPTSTPAQLEAAGALRREHPGVLTQTHVSENTGEISWVRSLFPERRGYLDVYDHYGLLGPRTVLAHGVHLTGRERDRCAETGTAVSHCPTSNLFLGSGLFHLHDAKDPRRPMLVGLGTDIGAGTSFSLLATMNEAYKVAELGNYPLDAVKSFYLATLGGAQAMGIADRVGSLEPGHEADFVVLDPRATPLLAERASRVGDIEELLFVLAVMGDDRTVRATYVAGALAHDRDAAPVPRGGAPDGSG, from the coding sequence ATGTCCTCGTCCGCAGCCGTGACGGCCGTCCGCGGACCGCTGGTGTGGTTCCGCGACGACCCCTTCCTCCACGACCGTGACGAGTCGTTCGTCCATATCGAGGACGGCCTGCTGATCTGCGCGGACGGCCGGATCACCGCGGCCGGACCGTACTCCGCCCTGCGGGAGCGGCTGCCCGCCGGGACCGTCCCCGTCCACTACCCGGACCAGGTGATCGTGCCGGGGTTCGTCGACACCCATGTGCACTACGTCCAGACCGGGATCATCGCCGCCTTCGGCTCCCAGCTCATCGACTGGCTCAACCACTACACCTTCGTCGAGGAGCAGCGCTTCAGCGATGCCGGTTACGCCCGGCGGATCGCCTCGGGGTTCTGCGACGAACTGCTCCGCAACGGCACCACCACCGCGCTGACGTTCTGCGCCGTCTACCCCCAGTCCGTGGACGCGCTCTTCGAGGAGGCGTCCCGGCGGAACATGCGGATCGCGGCGGGCAAGGTCCTCATGGACCGCAACGCCCCGGACGCGCTGCTCGACACCGCCGAGACGGGGTACGCCGACTCCAAGGCCCTCATCGCCCGCTGGCACGGCACCGGCCGCAACCTCTACGCGATCACCCCGCGCTTCGCCCCCACCAGCACCCCCGCCCAACTGGAGGCGGCGGGCGCCCTGCGCCGGGAGCACCCCGGGGTGCTGACCCAGACCCATGTCTCCGAGAACACCGGCGAGATCTCCTGGGTGCGCTCGCTCTTCCCCGAGCGGCGCGGCTACCTCGACGTCTACGACCACTACGGGCTGCTCGGACCCCGTACCGTCCTCGCCCACGGCGTCCATCTCACCGGACGGGAACGGGACCGCTGCGCCGAGACCGGGACGGCCGTCTCGCACTGCCCCACGTCCAATCTCTTCCTCGGCAGCGGTCTGTTCCACCTGCACGACGCCAAGGACCCCCGGCGGCCCATGCTCGTGGGCCTCGGTACCGACATCGGGGCGGGCACCAGCTTCTCGCTGCTCGCGACCATGAACGAGGCGTACAAGGTCGCCGAGCTCGGCAACTACCCCCTGGACGCGGTCAAGTCCTTCTACCTCGCGACCCTGGGCGGGGCGCAGGCCATGGGGATCGCCGACCGGGTCGGCTCCCTCGAACCGGGGCACGAGGCCGACTTCGTCGTCCTGGACCCCCGGGCCACCCCGCTGCTCGCGGAGCGCGCCTCCCGGGTGGGGGACATCGAGGAGCTGCTGTTCGTCCTCGCGGTGATGGGGGACGACCGAACGGTACGGGCCACCTATGTGGCCGGTGCCCTGGCCCACGACCGCGACGCCGCGCCCGTGCCCCGGGGCGGCGCGCCCGACGGCTCCGGCTGA
- a CDS encoding RtcB family protein has protein sequence MSYVEVPGEQTPIRMWTDPASVEHQAMQQLRNVATLPWIKGLAVMPDVHYGKGATVGSVIAMEGAVCPAAVGVDIGCGMSAVKTSLTAEDLPGDLSRLRSLIEQAIPVGRAGHPDPVDVSRVFGFSAVAGSGRWDDFWSRFDGVADAVKFRRERAALQMGTLGGGNHFVELCLDESGAVWLMLHSGSRNIGNVLAEHHMGVARGLPHNQGIVDRDLAVFVSGTPQMDAYRNDLYWAQEYAQHNRAIMMGLFQEVVRREFRKAKVTFEPVISCHHNYVSEERYEGVDLLVTRKGAIRAGSGEYGIIPGSMGTGSYIVRGLGNEKSFNSASHGAGRRMSRNQAKKRFSTEDLAAQTRGVECRKDAGVVDEIPGAYKPIEQVIDQQRDLVEVVARIKQVICVKG, from the coding sequence ATGTCGTATGTAGAGGTGCCGGGAGAGCAGACGCCCATCCGGATGTGGACGGATCCCGCGTCGGTCGAGCATCAGGCGATGCAGCAGCTCCGCAATGTCGCCACCCTGCCCTGGATCAAGGGTCTGGCCGTGATGCCGGACGTCCACTACGGCAAGGGCGCCACGGTCGGCTCGGTGATCGCGATGGAGGGGGCCGTCTGCCCCGCCGCGGTCGGTGTCGACATCGGCTGCGGCATGTCCGCCGTGAAGACCTCGCTGACCGCCGAGGACCTGCCCGGCGACCTCTCCCGGCTGCGCTCCCTGATCGAGCAGGCGATCCCGGTGGGCCGGGCCGGACACCCGGACCCGGTGGATGTCTCGCGGGTCTTCGGCTTCTCCGCCGTCGCGGGCTCCGGCCGCTGGGACGACTTCTGGAGCCGCTTCGACGGGGTGGCGGACGCGGTGAAGTTCCGCCGGGAGCGGGCCGCCCTCCAGATGGGCACCCTGGGCGGCGGCAACCACTTCGTCGAACTGTGCCTGGACGAGTCCGGCGCCGTCTGGCTGATGCTCCACTCCGGCTCCCGCAACATCGGCAATGTGCTCGCCGAGCACCACATGGGCGTCGCCCGCGGCCTCCCGCACAACCAGGGGATCGTCGACCGCGACCTCGCCGTCTTCGTCTCCGGCACCCCGCAGATGGACGCGTACCGCAACGACCTGTACTGGGCGCAGGAGTACGCCCAGCACAACCGCGCGATCATGATGGGCCTCTTCCAGGAGGTCGTCCGGCGCGAGTTCCGCAAGGCGAAGGTCACGTTCGAGCCGGTCATCTCCTGCCACCACAACTATGTCTCGGAGGAGCGGTACGAGGGGGTGGACCTCCTCGTCACCCGCAAGGGCGCGATCAGGGCGGGCAGCGGCGAGTACGGGATCATCCCCGGTTCCATGGGCACCGGCTCGTACATCGTGCGCGGTCTGGGCAATGAGAAGTCGTTCAACTCCGCCTCCCACGGCGCGGGCCGCCGGATGAGCCGCAACCAGGCGAAGAAGCGGTTCTCGACCGAGGACCTGGCGGCGCAGACCCGGGGTGTGGAGTGCCGCAAGGACGCCGGTGTGGTCGACGAGATCCCCGGCGCGTACAAGCCGATCGAGCAGGTGATCGACCAGCAGCGGGACCTGGTCGAGGTCGTCGCCAGGATCAAGCAGGTCATCTGCGTCAAGGGCTGA
- a CDS encoding DUF2637 domain-containing protein — MAAMQLTRTHRILISVVIAGAVVIAGIGFAGSYAAVRELAERKGFGDFALVFPIGIDAGICVLLALDLLLTWMRIPFPMLRQTAWLLTVATIAFNGAASWPDPLGVGMHAVIPVLFVVTVEAARHAIGRIADITADKHMEGVRLTRWLLSPIPTFKLWRRMKLWELRSYEQVIKLEQDRLVYRARLQGRYGRAWRRKAPVEALMPLRLAKFGVPLAQTAPAGLAAAGVDPVLLPPAPAPAVAAAAAVPEPAAVTAERADVPELSGGSPRGEQDTRPAVAAAGSDRPELPPARTRLQKQPPQARDREQRQGRRPEPEPEELWPEEHWPEEGWPEEGWPEEEWPEPPHEEHPDPYDEPPYPDEDRPRAQHAQQGPAPEGPGGSPWFAGPPRQKAYEGGYDPGYEGHGTEALPGVPDASDVPGAVGVPDAPELPEVPEPVTRTPEPPAPERSARDSKRALRRERKEQEEEFIESAYPVFASLAHELGDYPKVEQLDIHLSDVHGINHAGGAALLRQAMPSFRERFQAELMDEHIA; from the coding sequence ATGGCCGCGATGCAGCTGACACGCACCCACCGCATACTCATCAGCGTCGTCATAGCCGGTGCGGTGGTCATCGCGGGCATCGGCTTCGCGGGGTCCTATGCGGCGGTCCGTGAACTGGCCGAGCGCAAGGGGTTCGGCGACTTCGCGCTGGTCTTCCCGATCGGCATCGACGCGGGCATCTGTGTGCTGCTCGCGCTGGACCTGCTGCTGACCTGGATGCGCATCCCCTTCCCGATGCTCCGTCAGACCGCCTGGCTGCTGACGGTGGCGACGATCGCGTTCAACGGTGCCGCCTCCTGGCCCGACCCGCTGGGCGTGGGCATGCACGCGGTGATCCCGGTGCTGTTCGTGGTCACCGTGGAGGCGGCCCGGCACGCGATCGGCCGGATCGCCGACATCACCGCCGACAAGCACATGGAGGGGGTGCGGCTCACCCGCTGGCTGCTGTCGCCGATCCCCACGTTCAAGCTCTGGCGCCGGATGAAGCTGTGGGAGCTGCGCAGTTACGAACAGGTCATCAAGCTGGAGCAGGACCGGCTGGTCTACCGGGCGCGGCTCCAGGGGCGGTACGGGCGGGCCTGGCGGCGCAAGGCCCCGGTGGAGGCGCTGATGCCGCTGCGGCTCGCCAAGTTCGGTGTGCCGCTCGCGCAGACGGCTCCGGCGGGGCTCGCGGCGGCGGGGGTCGACCCGGTGCTGCTGCCGCCCGCCCCGGCTCCGGCCGTCGCCGCTGCCGCTGCCGTTCCGGAACCGGCCGCCGTCACGGCGGAGCGGGCGGACGTACCGGAGCTCTCGGGCGGGTCGCCCCGGGGGGAGCAGGACACCCGGCCGGCCGTGGCGGCGGCGGGGTCCGACCGGCCGGAGCTGCCGCCCGCACGGACTCGGCTCCAGAAGCAGCCCCCGCAGGCCCGGGACCGGGAGCAGCGGCAGGGGCGGCGGCCCGAGCCGGAGCCCGAGGAGCTGTGGCCCGAGGAGCACTGGCCGGAGGAGGGGTGGCCGGAGGAGGGGTGGCCGGAGGAGGAGTGGCCGGAGCCGCCCCACGAGGAGCACCCGGACCCGTACGACGAGCCGCCGTACCCGGACGAGGACCGGCCCCGGGCGCAGCACGCGCAGCAGGGCCCGGCGCCCGAGGGGCCGGGCGGCAGCCCCTGGTTCGCCGGGCCGCCCCGGCAGAAGGCGTACGAGGGCGGCTACGACCCCGGCTACGAGGGCCACGGGACCGAGGCGCTGCCGGGCGTCCCGGACGCGTCGGACGTCCCCGGGGCGGTCGGCGTCCCGGACGCCCCCGAGCTGCCCGAGGTGCCGGAGCCGGTGACGCGGACCCCGGAGCCCCCCGCCCCCGAGCGGTCCGCCCGGGACTCGAAGCGGGCGCTGCGCCGGGAGCGCAAGGAGCAGGAGGAGGAGTTCATCGAGTCCGCCTACCCGGTCTTCGCCTCCCTCGCGCACGAGCTGGGCGACTACCCCAAGGTGGAGCAGCTCGACATACACCTCTCCGATGTCCACGGCATCAACCACGCGGGCGGCGCGGCGCTGCTGCGGCAGGCGATGCCGTCCTTCAGGGAGCGCTTCCAGGCCGAACTGATGGACGAGCACATCGCCTGA